A genomic region of Runella rosea contains the following coding sequences:
- the mreC gene encoding rod shape-determining protein MreC: protein MLQLFEFIARNRNFILFVLLEVFSFWLLVNNNNYWSVEYFNTANSLNARALETSNTLREYTNLRQVNEALAEENRRLNERVTAMQQLNPSNAPVGYKADSAFASRYKFVTIAKVIDNSTHRADNYLTIDKGYADGVKVGMGVISSTGVVGKVKSCNEHFSVITSILHSQYMISTKLLRSGENGNAEWENNSIPSIIQLKDISRYKPISKGDTAVTSDYNAVFPPGVPVGYIKSFKVAPDQAFFEIDLQLATDFSKVSYVYLVDNKLSEKQQSLQESLINKRK from the coding sequence ATGCTCCAACTCTTTGAGTTTATTGCCCGTAATCGTAACTTTATCCTCTTTGTTTTGCTTGAGGTGTTTAGTTTTTGGTTGCTCGTCAATAACAATAACTATTGGAGTGTAGAATACTTCAACACCGCTAACTCGCTAAATGCAAGGGCATTAGAAACTTCAAACACCCTACGAGAATACACCAACCTCAGGCAAGTAAACGAGGCATTGGCCGAGGAAAACCGGCGCTTGAATGAACGCGTGACGGCCATGCAACAGCTCAATCCCAGCAATGCTCCCGTGGGCTATAAAGCCGATTCAGCCTTTGCTTCCCGATATAAGTTTGTGACGATTGCCAAAGTAATCGACAACAGTACCCACCGCGCCGACAATTACCTGACCATCGACAAAGGTTACGCCGATGGTGTCAAAGTAGGTATGGGGGTGATTTCATCGACAGGTGTCGTAGGAAAAGTAAAATCTTGTAACGAACATTTTTCGGTCATTACGTCCATTTTGCATTCGCAATACATGATTTCAACAAAACTCCTGCGAAGTGGTGAAAATGGAAATGCTGAATGGGAAAACAATAGTATTCCTTCTATCATCCAGTTAAAGGATATTTCACGCTACAAACCCATCAGCAAAGGAGACACCGCCGTCACGTCTGACTACAACGCCGTATTTCCGCCTGGCGTACCTGTAGGATATATCAAAAGCTTTAAAGTGGCTCCAGACCAGGCATTTTTTGAGATTGACTTACAACTAGCAACCGACTTCTCCAAAGTCTCCTATGTGTATTTGGTAGATAACAAGCTTTCAGAAAAACAACAATCCCTTCAGGAAAGCCTTATTAATAAACGTAAATGA
- a CDS encoding sigma-70 family RNA polymerase sigma factor has translation MSVIMSEEIEEIPLASSETSYNDAEKNDIFNREFMPHINSMYNFAFRLTMDEDDANDLVQDTYLKAFRFISSFERGTNAKAWLFRILKNSFINDYRKRSKEPSKVDYQEVETTYNSEEAAEVDHTTDLRVETVQDMIGDEVATALNSLPVDFRTVIILCDIEGFTYEEMAKILDIPIGTVRSRLHRARNLLKDKLKVYASSMGYDTDED, from the coding sequence ATGTCAGTCATTATGTCAGAAGAAATCGAAGAAATACCCCTAGCCTCCTCAGAAACGTCTTATAACGACGCTGAGAAGAACGATATATTCAATCGTGAGTTTATGCCCCACATAAACTCCATGTATAACTTTGCCTTTAGGCTAACAATGGACGAAGATGACGCCAACGATCTCGTCCAGGATACCTATTTAAAAGCTTTCCGTTTTATTTCTTCCTTTGAGCGGGGAACTAATGCAAAAGCGTGGTTGTTCAGAATCCTGAAAAACAGTTTTATCAATGATTATCGTAAGCGGAGCAAAGAGCCGTCGAAGGTAGATTACCAAGAAGTAGAAACAACCTACAACTCGGAAGAAGCTGCCGAAGTCGACCACACCACCGACTTACGCGTCGAAACTGTTCAAGACATGATTGGCGATGAAGTAGCCACTGCGCTCAATTCATTGCCCGTCGATTTTCGTACTGTCATTATCCTTTGCGACATTGAAGGATTTACGTACGAAGAAATGGCTAAGATTCTGGATATTCCGATTGGCACCGTTCGTTCTCGTTTGCACCGCGCACGGAATCTCCTTAAAGATAAGCTCAAAGTGTACGCTTCCTCAATGGGGTACGACACCGACGAGGATTGA
- the gmk gene encoding guanylate kinase, whose protein sequence is MEGKLIIFSAPSGSGKTTIVRHLLSKYNNLGFSISACTRDRRGRNEVHGKDYYFLTPDDFKQRIDNNEFVEWEEVYPGGYYGTLKSEIERLWAEGKHVIFDVDVKGGLKLKEYFGERALAIFVKAPSEEAIKERLMMRGTETEDSLSKRLFKVKFEMSFQDRFDVILVNDQLETALIKAEELVENFLG, encoded by the coding sequence TTGGAAGGAAAGCTCATCATCTTCTCTGCTCCGTCTGGTTCTGGTAAAACAACCATCGTACGACACTTACTCTCAAAGTACAACAACCTGGGTTTTTCGATTTCGGCCTGCACCCGCGACCGCCGCGGCAGAAATGAAGTGCACGGAAAAGATTATTATTTTCTTACACCCGATGATTTTAAACAACGCATTGATAACAATGAGTTTGTGGAATGGGAAGAAGTGTATCCAGGTGGCTATTACGGAACCTTAAAATCAGAAATTGAGCGTTTGTGGGCCGAAGGAAAACACGTAATTTTTGACGTAGATGTAAAAGGAGGCCTCAAACTCAAAGAATACTTTGGAGAACGTGCCCTTGCCATTTTTGTAAAAGCCCCCAGCGAAGAAGCAATCAAAGAACGCCTCATGATGCGCGGCACCGAAACCGAAGACAGTCTTTCAAAGCGGCTCTTTAAAGTAAAATTTGAAATGTCGTTTCAAGACCGATTCGATGTAATTTTGGTCAACGACCAACTCGAAACAGCCCTTATAAAAGCGGAAGAATTGGTAGAAAACTTTCTAGGATAA
- a CDS encoding YpdA family putative bacillithiol disulfide reductase encodes MQVYDVLIIGAGPCGLAVGIEAAKAGLSHLILEKGSITESIRRYPKRMRFFSTAENIEIGGIPFPISEVKANRSEALQYYRKVAGYYHLNFKLFTEVTQVAKQNDLFEVQTAKGETYHARKVIIATGYFDFPRHLGIPGENLSHVTPYYDEPFLYSFSKVVIVGAANSAVEAALELYRHDVDVTIVHRGEDFRPTVKYWLVPDVKNRVREGKIKTRFNSLTTAIEPKRVQIENVETGESEWIDADFVLMLIGYVPDGALLQRCGIELTQPSMVPVYDPETFETNVAGLYLCGTVVAGIHTEKVFIENGREHAAAIIDHIAGRKIRQVKELIERI; translated from the coding sequence ATGCAAGTATACGACGTATTAATTATAGGCGCAGGGCCGTGTGGATTGGCCGTAGGAATTGAAGCGGCAAAAGCAGGGTTGAGCCACCTCATTTTAGAAAAAGGCAGCATTACGGAGTCTATCCGGCGCTACCCCAAACGGATGCGGTTTTTCTCAACCGCCGAAAACATCGAAATTGGAGGGATTCCCTTTCCCATTTCTGAAGTCAAAGCCAATCGGAGTGAAGCGTTACAATATTACCGTAAGGTCGCGGGTTATTATCATCTGAATTTCAAACTTTTTACGGAAGTTACGCAGGTGGCAAAACAAAACGATTTGTTTGAAGTGCAAACTGCCAAGGGTGAAACCTATCATGCTCGTAAAGTAATCATTGCGACTGGTTATTTTGATTTTCCGCGTCATTTGGGAATTCCTGGGGAAAATTTGTCGCACGTTACTCCTTATTATGACGAACCTTTCTTATATTCGTTCTCCAAAGTTGTTATTGTAGGCGCAGCCAATTCGGCGGTTGAAGCGGCTCTAGAATTGTACCGTCACGATGTCGACGTCACGATTGTTCACCGGGGGGAAGATTTTCGCCCAACGGTCAAATATTGGCTCGTCCCAGATGTGAAAAATCGCGTGCGGGAAGGAAAAATCAAAACACGGTTTAACAGCCTCACCACCGCCATTGAACCCAAACGCGTTCAAATCGAAAATGTAGAGACGGGAGAATCCGAATGGATTGATGCCGATTTTGTGTTGATGTTGATTGGCTATGTTCCAGATGGGGCCTTGTTACAACGTTGCGGTATAGAACTAACCCAGCCAAGCATGGTGCCCGTTTATGACCCTGAAACGTTTGAAACCAATGTAGCGGGCCTTTATTTATGCGGTACGGTGGTGGCAGGAATCCACACCGAAAAAGTATTCATTGAGAATGGCCGAGAACATGCAGCGGCAATTATCGACCACATTGCGGGGCGTAAAATCCGCCAGGTAAAAGAATTAATTGAAAGAATATAA
- a CDS encoding S10 family peptidase: protein MKNPLLLAIVLSCSCILTNAQQRPSAPAPTNAPAAAPVKEEKSSNNLTFNPDSFVATDHETTIKGQKIPYRATTGTMPVWDEDGKAIAGLFYTFYERSDVKDRTTRPLVISFNGGPGSAAVWMHIAYTGPRLLNIDDEGYPVQPYGIKENPYSILDVADIVFVNPVNTGYSRPTSKDVPGSKFFGVRADIKYLAEWIGTFVTRNNRWASPKYLIGESYGTTRVSGLALELQSSQWMYLNGVILVSPTTLGIERGEVSESALRLPYYAATAWYHKALSPDLQQKDLTDMLPEVENFTINELLPAISKGGFLEDAKRKEIAAKMARYSGISEKVILQSNFDVPTSYFWKELLRDKGFTVGRLDSRYKGIDRQDVGDRPDFNSELTSWLHSFTPAINIYLRNELNYKTDMKYYMFGPVNPWDRSGDQSAENLRQAMAQNPYLHVMVQSGYYDGACDYFNAKYNMWQMDPSGKLKDRMSWKGYRSGHMMYLRKEDLQTGNEDIRQFIKQSLPKPGQPAKY from the coding sequence ATGAAAAACCCGTTGCTTCTTGCCATTGTTTTATCCTGTAGCTGTATTCTTACTAACGCCCAACAACGCCCTTCGGCCCCAGCCCCAACCAATGCTCCCGCCGCCGCGCCTGTCAAAGAAGAAAAATCTTCCAATAACCTGACTTTCAACCCCGATTCGTTTGTAGCCACGGACCACGAGACCACCATCAAAGGCCAAAAGATTCCTTACCGAGCCACCACTGGCACCATGCCCGTGTGGGACGAAGACGGCAAAGCCATTGCGGGTTTGTTTTATACCTTCTACGAAAGGTCTGACGTCAAAGACCGCACCACGCGGCCTTTGGTCATTTCGTTCAACGGCGGCCCCGGTTCGGCGGCTGTTTGGATGCACATTGCGTACACTGGACCGCGATTGCTCAACATCGACGATGAAGGTTATCCCGTTCAACCTTACGGTATCAAAGAAAATCCTTATTCTATTTTGGATGTAGCGGATATTGTATTCGTAAACCCCGTCAACACTGGTTATTCACGGCCTACGAGCAAAGACGTTCCCGGCTCAAAATTCTTTGGCGTTCGCGCCGATATTAAGTACCTCGCCGAATGGATCGGGACTTTTGTAACCCGCAACAACCGCTGGGCGTCGCCTAAATACCTCATCGGCGAAAGCTACGGCACCACGCGCGTATCTGGATTGGCGCTCGAACTCCAAAGCTCACAATGGATGTACCTCAATGGGGTGATTCTAGTCTCTCCTACCACGCTCGGCATCGAACGCGGCGAGGTGTCAGAATCTGCGCTGCGACTGCCGTATTATGCTGCTACGGCTTGGTACCACAAAGCGTTGAGCCCTGATTTGCAGCAAAAAGATTTGACCGACATGCTGCCCGAAGTAGAAAACTTCACCATCAATGAGTTGCTTCCAGCCATTAGCAAAGGCGGATTTTTGGAAGATGCCAAACGAAAAGAGATTGCCGCCAAAATGGCGCGGTATTCGGGCATTTCCGAAAAAGTGATTTTACAGAGTAATTTTGACGTACCAACGAGTTATTTCTGGAAAGAACTATTACGCGACAAAGGATTTACCGTTGGCCGCTTGGATTCGCGGTATAAGGGAATCGACAGGCAAGATGTGGGCGACAGGCCAGATTTTAATTCCGAGCTGACGTCTTGGCTGCATTCCTTCACCCCCGCCATCAACATCTATTTGCGCAATGAGTTGAATTACAAAACAGATATGAAATACTACATGTTTGGCCCCGTGAATCCGTGGGACCGCAGTGGCGACCAATCGGCCGAAAACCTGCGTCAGGCCATGGCCCAAAATCCATACCTGCACGTGATGGTACAGTCGGGCTATTATGATGGCGCATGCGATTACTTCAACGCCAAGTACAACATGTGGCAAATGGACCCAAGCGGCAAACTCAAAGACCGCATGAGCTGGAAAGGTTACCGCAGCGGCCACATGATGTACCTCCGCAAAGAAGACCTTCAAACGGGCAACGAAGACATTCGTCAGTTTATCAAACAATCTTTGCCTAAACCCGGACAACCAGCCAAATATTAA
- a CDS encoding serine hydrolase domain-containing protein, translating to MKSPLLVLPFLFIGLAQATAQTKSIKNSPALGDATPETVGISSERLSRMDGVLQNAVMQGTVPGVAAIVVRNGKIVYHKAFGMADNESNRPLKRDDIFRIASMTKAITSTAVMMLWEEGKFQLDDPISKYIPEFKNQTVLKNFKFLDSTYTTEPVKSEITIRHLLTHTSGLGYGVIDGDERFKAMYHKAGIVDLFTTQPVKISDNIKKLAKLPLHHHPGEKYVYSEGLDVLGYFIEIISGMPFDEFLRKRLFDPLGMNDTYFYLPEAKATRLVAIQKPQNGQWVRYPNTFYDTEYPVKGAKAFFSGGAGLSSTAKDYATFLLMYLNGGEVNGKRFLSRKTIETILSNQVGELLGGDKANSSYGLAFGLLNKAGAEKGAKGSEGTFEWGGYFNTNYFADPKEKIIGVIMKQTQSSSDNLNNLFRQMIYQSIDD from the coding sequence ATGAAGTCCCCTTTACTCGTTCTTCCTTTTCTTTTTATTGGTTTAGCGCAGGCCACTGCTCAAACAAAATCCATCAAAAACTCGCCCGCCTTGGGCGATGCCACCCCCGAAACCGTGGGGATATCCTCCGAGCGACTCAGCCGTATGGATGGTGTTTTACAAAATGCCGTAATGCAAGGAACGGTGCCAGGCGTAGCCGCGATTGTGGTTCGCAACGGAAAGATTGTTTACCATAAAGCCTTCGGCATGGCCGACAATGAATCTAACCGTCCGCTTAAACGTGACGATATTTTTCGAATCGCTTCCATGACCAAAGCCATCACTTCCACGGCAGTGATGATGCTCTGGGAAGAAGGGAAATTTCAATTAGACGACCCGATTTCCAAATACATTCCTGAATTTAAGAATCAAACGGTGCTGAAAAATTTTAAGTTTTTGGATAGCACCTACACCACCGAACCCGTCAAGTCTGAAATCACGATTCGTCATTTGCTGACCCACACCTCTGGGCTTGGCTACGGTGTCATTGACGGCGACGAGCGGTTCAAGGCCATGTATCACAAAGCAGGTATCGTGGATTTGTTTACCACCCAACCCGTCAAAATCAGTGACAACATCAAGAAGCTCGCGAAACTACCTTTGCACCATCACCCAGGCGAAAAATACGTTTATTCGGAAGGTTTAGATGTACTGGGGTATTTCATCGAAATCATCTCGGGAATGCCTTTTGATGAGTTTTTGCGCAAAAGATTGTTTGACCCGTTGGGCATGAATGACACCTATTTTTATTTACCCGAAGCCAAGGCGACTCGCTTAGTGGCTATTCAAAAACCACAAAATGGCCAATGGGTACGTTATCCAAACACTTTTTATGACACCGAATACCCCGTCAAAGGTGCGAAGGCTTTCTTTTCGGGTGGGGCAGGATTATCGAGTACCGCCAAAGATTACGCAACTTTTTTGTTGATGTACCTCAACGGTGGAGAAGTGAACGGCAAACGTTTTTTAAGCCGTAAAACCATCGAAACCATTCTTAGCAATCAGGTAGGCGAACTGTTGGGCGGCGACAAAGCCAACTCTTCTTACGGATTGGCGTTTGGATTGCTAAACAAAGCAGGGGCCGAAAAAGGAGCTAAAGGCAGCGAAGGCACCTTTGAGTGGGGCGGGTATTTCAACACCAACTATTTTGCTGACCCCAAAGAAAAAATCATCGGTGTAATCATGAAACAAACGCAAAGTAGCAGCGATAATCTCAATAATCTGTTTCGACAAATGATTTACCAATCTATTGATGATTAA
- a CDS encoding redoxin domain-containing protein — MKTTFFFLLSVVWATLSAYAIDPKTLEIGAQAPDFKLPGTDGKTYSLASFSKAKVLVVIFTCNHCPTAQAYEDRIIRLTNDYKAQGVQVVAISTNDPSAVRLDELGYTDLSDTFEEMKIRYKDKKYNFPYLYDGATQITSLAYGAVATPHVFIFDQSRKLQYTGRFDDVEKPTEIPKVNNARDAVEALLAGKPVAVPKTKSFGCSVKWKEKSDWIERGKAEWAKEEVKLENINPDGLRKLLKNDTDKLRVINVWATWCGPCVVEFPEFVTMNRMYRGRDFEFVSITTDKPAQREKALKFLKAKQASNVNYILDGMDVYQFIEIVDPKWQGALPYTLIIEPGGKVIYTKQGAINALEVRKKIVESPTIGRFY; from the coding sequence ATGAAAACGACATTCTTTTTTCTTTTATCAGTCGTCTGGGCTACGCTGAGCGCGTATGCCATCGACCCCAAAACGCTGGAGATTGGCGCGCAAGCCCCCGATTTTAAGCTTCCGGGCACCGACGGAAAAACGTACAGTTTGGCGAGTTTCAGTAAGGCAAAAGTGCTGGTTGTTATTTTTACTTGCAATCATTGCCCTACCGCTCAAGCCTACGAAGACCGCATTATTCGCCTCACCAATGATTACAAAGCCCAAGGCGTACAAGTGGTGGCTATCTCTACCAACGACCCGTCGGCGGTGCGTTTGGATGAACTGGGATACACCGATTTGAGCGACACATTTGAAGAGATGAAGATTCGGTACAAAGACAAAAAATATAATTTTCCCTACCTCTACGACGGGGCTACGCAGATTACGTCATTGGCATACGGGGCCGTGGCTACTCCTCACGTTTTCATTTTTGACCAAAGTCGCAAGTTGCAATATACGGGTCGTTTTGACGACGTAGAAAAACCCACCGAAATACCCAAGGTCAATAATGCCCGCGACGCCGTGGAAGCCTTACTCGCTGGAAAGCCCGTGGCAGTGCCTAAAACCAAATCATTTGGCTGCTCCGTCAAATGGAAAGAAAAATCGGATTGGATTGAACGGGGCAAAGCTGAGTGGGCCAAAGAAGAAGTAAAACTCGAAAACATCAACCCCGACGGACTGCGCAAACTATTAAAAAACGACACCGACAAGCTCCGCGTCATCAACGTTTGGGCCACCTGGTGTGGGCCTTGCGTTGTAGAATTTCCTGAGTTTGTGACCATGAACCGGATGTACCGAGGGCGCGATTTTGAGTTTGTCAGCATCACCACCGACAAGCCCGCCCAGCGCGAAAAAGCCCTTAAATTCCTCAAAGCTAAGCAAGCCTCCAACGTCAATTATATTTTGGACGGCATGGATGTGTATCAATTCATCGAAATCGTCGATCCAAAATGGCAAGGAGCCTTGCCTTATACCCTTATCATTGAGCCTGGTGGCAAAGTTATTTATACCAAACAGGGAGCAATCAATGCCCTCGAAGTCCGAAAAAAGATTGTAGAAAGCCCGACGATAGGGCGATTTTATTGA
- a CDS encoding helix-turn-helix domain-containing protein, producing the protein MKLYIKYMVSLRCKMMVKEELKKLGVRYVTVDLGMVDILEEISSLQREKLKINLLKSGLELLDDRKSILIEKIKIVITEMIHYSDELPKVNYSDYISEKLGYDYTYLSNIFSEVKGITLQQFIIIHKIERVKELLLYDELNLTEIAYKLHYSSVAHLSNQFKKVTGLSPSFYKQLKKRRKDNLENM; encoded by the coding sequence ATGAAACTATATATCAAGTACATGGTCAGCCTGCGATGCAAGATGATGGTGAAAGAAGAGCTAAAAAAACTAGGCGTACGGTACGTGACGGTAGATTTGGGGATGGTGGATATTTTGGAGGAAATTTCCTCACTACAACGCGAGAAACTCAAAATTAACCTTCTCAAATCGGGCCTAGAGTTGCTCGACGACCGAAAAAGCATCCTGATTGAAAAGATAAAAATTGTGATTACGGAAATGATTCATTATTCCGATGAATTACCCAAAGTAAATTATTCCGATTATATCAGCGAAAAACTGGGTTATGATTACACTTACCTTTCCAATATTTTCTCCGAAGTGAAAGGCATTACGCTCCAGCAATTCATCATTATTCATAAAATTGAACGGGTCAAAGAACTGCTGCTATACGACGAACTCAATCTCACCGAGATTGCTTATAAACTTCATTACAGCAGCGTAGCGCACCTCTCCAACCAGTTTAAGAAGGTTACTGGACTTTCGCCTTCTTTTTACAAACAACTGAAAAAGAGGCGAAAAGACAATTTAGAGAACATGTGA
- a CDS encoding cupin domain-containing protein, with the protein MENSEVEKSSVFIILEIIEYVPNSVVIKTILKKTTGNVSVVSFDSGEALAEKISPFDTFIQVIDGKAEVIIDGTSHLLATGQSIIVPAHTRNTIKASERFKMISTIIKSGYEDFV; encoded by the coding sequence TTGGAAAATTCAGAAGTGGAAAAATCGAGTGTATTTATTATTCTTGAAATCATTGAATATGTACCTAATTCCGTTGTCATCAAAACCATTCTAAAAAAAACCACTGGGAATGTAAGTGTTGTTTCATTTGATTCTGGAGAGGCATTGGCAGAAAAGATTTCGCCTTTTGATACCTTCATTCAGGTGATTGACGGGAAAGCAGAAGTAATCATTGACGGCACCTCTCATTTGCTGGCCACGGGTCAGTCCATCATCGTACCTGCCCATACCCGCAATACCATCAAGGCAAGCGAACGTTTTAAAATGATTTCGACCATCATCAAAAGCGGGTACGAAGACTTCGTTTAG
- a CDS encoding DUF1003 domain-containing protein produces the protein MDNKEVERLVSDENEHLKKLHRIVEDTLKAEKLIIHNLLNPPLEILTQGQKISDKVARFGGSWRFIILFGIILSIWIVFNAIAIGVYKFDPYPFILMNLILSCIAALQAPVIMMSQNRQEEKDRMRSENDYLINLKAEMQIRSLQQKMDLLLEEQIKTLFETQEKQFDLLKEINLKLDKLHAK, from the coding sequence ATGGATAATAAAGAAGTAGAACGGCTGGTATCTGACGAAAACGAACACCTAAAAAAACTGCACCGAATTGTCGAGGACACCCTGAAGGCTGAGAAACTTATTATCCATAATCTTTTAAATCCCCCGCTCGAAATACTGACTCAGGGACAAAAAATTTCCGATAAAGTTGCGCGGTTTGGCGGAAGTTGGCGGTTCATTATTTTATTTGGCATCATCCTCAGTATCTGGATTGTGTTCAACGCCATAGCTATCGGGGTTTATAAATTTGACCCGTATCCTTTTATTTTGATGAACCTCATTCTATCGTGCATTGCGGCATTGCAGGCTCCGGTGATTATGATGAGTCAAAATCGCCAAGAAGAAAAGGACCGGATGAGAAGCGAGAACGACTATTTGATTAATCTGAAAGCAGAAATGCAAATCAGAAGCCTACAACAAAAAATGGATTTATTGCTGGAAGAACAAATCAAAACGCTCTTTGAAACGCAGGAAAAACAATTCGATTTGCTGAAAGAAATAAACCTGAAGCTTGATAAACTTCACGCCAAATAG
- a CDS encoding glycoside hydrolase family 130 protein, whose amino-acid sequence MIEVNKEGILLMKTQSGFENEGVLNPAAIEEGDEIHLFYRAVSKGNYSSIGYCKLTTPLTVGERMNTPVLFPQFEYESHGLEDPRIVKIEDLYYLTYTVYDGVNALGALSVSKELPHFEKVGIITPQITYEEFRHLAESKGIINEKYLRYNEHERVHEKEGKKVLLWDKNVIFFPRKINGKLHFLHRVKPDIQIVSVEKLEELTTEFWQNYFLHLDQHIVLSPKYRHEISYIGGGCPPLETAHGWLVIYHSVHDTIKGYVYSACAALLDLENPQKEIARLPYALFKPEFDWELKGEVNNVCFPTGTIVREDTLYIYYGAADEQIACASVNIPALLEELLHNKK is encoded by the coding sequence ATGATAGAAGTAAACAAAGAAGGTATCCTCCTGATGAAAACGCAATCAGGTTTTGAAAACGAAGGTGTTTTAAACCCCGCCGCTATTGAGGAAGGTGATGAAATTCACCTTTTTTACCGCGCGGTAAGCAAGGGAAACTATTCCAGTATCGGCTACTGTAAGCTAACCACCCCGCTGACGGTCGGGGAACGGATGAACACACCCGTTCTTTTTCCCCAATTTGAGTATGAATCTCACGGCTTGGAAGACCCACGCATTGTGAAGATTGAAGACTTGTATTACCTTACGTATACCGTATATGACGGCGTAAATGCACTGGGAGCGTTGTCGGTGTCGAAAGAATTGCCGCATTTCGAAAAAGTGGGCATCATCACGCCGCAGATTACGTACGAAGAGTTTCGTCACCTTGCCGAGTCAAAAGGAATCATCAATGAAAAATACCTCCGCTACAATGAGCACGAGCGCGTTCATGAGAAAGAGGGAAAAAAAGTGCTGCTTTGGGACAAAAATGTCATTTTTTTCCCCCGAAAAATCAACGGGAAGTTACACTTCTTACACCGTGTAAAACCTGATATCCAGATTGTTTCGGTAGAAAAACTAGAAGAACTTACGACCGAATTCTGGCAAAATTATTTTCTACACCTTGATCAACACATCGTGCTTTCGCCAAAATACCGGCACGAAATCAGCTACATCGGGGGCGGCTGTCCACCTCTCGAAACTGCGCATGGATGGTTGGTTATTTACCACAGCGTACACGATACCATCAAAGGATACGTCTATTCAGCCTGTGCGGCATTGCTTGATTTGGAAAACCCTCAAAAGGAAATTGCCCGACTGCCTTATGCCTTGTTCAAACCCGAATTTGACTGGGAGCTAAAAGGCGAAGTCAACAATGTATGCTTCCCGACGGGCACCATTGTCAGAGAAGACACCCTATATATTTATTACGGAGCCGCAGACGAGCAAATTGCCTGTGCCTCAGTCAATATTCCTGCATTACTGGAAGAATTGTTGCATAACAAAAAATAA